The Sphingomonas donggukensis genomic interval CGCATCGGCACCGACGCCGCGGGTGAAGGCAGCGACCGCCTCTTCCAGCCCGCCCGACACCGCGCGATCCGCGCCCATCGCCTCGGCGAGCGTGGCGCGCGCCGGGTTGGGATCGAAGCCCAGCACTTGGCAGCCGTTCGCCTTCAGCAGCTGTACCGTCAGCTGCCCGATCAGGCCCAGCCCCATCACCACGACGCGCTCGCCGAGCGTCGGCTGCGTCACGCGCACGCCCTGGAGCGCGATCGCGCCCAGCGTCACGAAGCTCGCATCCTCGTCGCTGACGCCGTCGGGGATACGCACCGACAGGTTCTTGGGCACGGCATTATATTCGGCGTGGTTGGCGACGCCCGCACCGGCGCAGGCGACGCGGTCGCCGACGGCATAGCCGCCGCCGTCGCTGCCCGCCGACACCACCCGGCCCGCGGTCGAATAACCGAGCGGGATTGGCGTATCGAGCTTTGCGAACACCTTGCGCGCGGTCGGCAGCAGCCCTTCCTGCTTCACCTTCTGCAAGGTCTTGCGAACGAGATCGGGCCGCGCCATCGCCTTGCCGGCCAGGGACGATCGGGCGAGGTCGATGATCTGCTTCTCGGTGCCCGCGCTGATGAGCGAGACGGTCGTCGCGACCAGATTTGCACCCCGGCCGGCGCGCGGCACGGGCGCGTCGATCAGGCGCAGCGCGCCGCTGCGATAATTCTGTTCGACCTGTTTCACGCCTGTACCCCGATCACTCAGCCGGCCAGCGGCCGAATTTGCAGCCAGCCTTCATCCGAACCCTCCGCCCAAGTCAAGGTAAGGCGGCGCGTGGCGTGCTCCACGCCCATGTCCGGCCACCATGTCGCGGGCGCGTCCGACAGGGTGCCGCTGCCTTGAACCGCGATGGCGGCGTCGCCCCGCCGTACCAGGGCGATGCCGTCCGATATCGTAACCACGCATTCGGGGTGAAGCAGCAGCCCGACCGACACCGCGGCGTCCACGCGCGCGCTCAGGCGGTCGGTGATCCGGATCGCGTCCGCCGACACCTCGAAGCGACGGGTGGCGACCGGAGCCCCGGACAGGTGGCTGTAGCCGTCGTGCGTGCCCTCGAGCACGAAGCCGGCCTCGCCCGGTTGCCACTGCGTGACGGTTACGTCGGGGCGACGCCCGCAACGGAAGGCACCAAAGAAATCGGCCTGCTCGGCCCCCGCGATCGCCAGCGCGGCATGGGCATGGGCGGCGCGCGACAGGCTGCGCCGCGGACCCGCGACATATTCGAAGACGCCCTGATCGACCACGAAGCGCAGTCCCGCGACCGACAGCTCGAACGTACCGATATCGCCGTGGGCGTGCGCGGGCAGCGAATCGGCACCGATCCGCCCCATGTCGGCGATGATCGACCATGCCGGCAGGTGGGCGCCGTAATAGCCCGCTTCGCGGTAGGCGAAGACCGGCTGCGGCGCCGCCTCCGCAAAAGCCGCGGGGGGATAGGCCATGTGCAGGCCGGCGTCGTTGAACAGCGCCGCGCGCCCGTCGGGATGCGCCAGGTCGACCGCCGCGCGCGTCATCGCCGCGATCGTCGCGCCGAGCCCCGGAAGCACTTCTCCCGCGGCGTGGCGGATCTCGATCAGATCGGCGAGCACCTGCGCGTGATAGGAGGGCGACAGTTCATAATGCACCCCGTCGCCCAGCACCTGCGTCGCCAGCTCGCGCCGCAACAGGCGCGTGCCGAGCGCGCGCCACTCCCCCGCCTCGGCCCCTGAAAACACCGCCGACGCCCAGAGCAGCGCCTTGATGTTCTTCATCAGGTGGTTGCCGCCCAGATCACGCTCGAGGTTGCGGGTCAGGAACCGCATCTGTCGGGCAAGGGCGTCGACGACGTCGCGCACGTCGCCCGCCCCGCCGGTCCGCGCCAGGAACTGCATCCAGCACACGACCCGGAGCGACAGCGCATAGCTGTTCCACGCATCGGCGAGCGTCTCGCGCGTGGCGCTGGGATGCGTGGCGATCCACTGGCGAATCAGGTCAAGGCCCGCGTCGCGGTCGAGCGCCTCCAGATATTCGAAATAATGGAGGTTCATGCGCCACAGCTGATCGGCGGCGCCTCGCGACGGCAGCGACCAGTCGACAGGATCGCCGACATCGACACTGCGTCCGACGAAGGTGCAGCGCCAGCCGCCCTCCCCGCGCTCGATCAGGCCGGTGCGCGGCGGAAATACCGGCTGCGGCGGTTCGGGCGCCAAGGGTGGGGCGGGCTTTCCGGAGGTACGCAGGCCGATGCCCAGCCGCCGCTGCCCCGCCAGCCGGACGCGCCACAACAGCTGCGACACGGGCACGTACCGCGCGAATTGCGCGGCGCGGATCAGCCGGCGCGCGCTCATGCCTTCGCCGCGACCGCGGCCTCCAGCAACGCGAGATACCGTGCCGCGAGCACCGAGCGATCGAATTCCGCGCCGACATGCGTGCTGCCGCTGCTGCCCAACCGCGCGGCCAGCGCCGCATCGTCGGAGAGCGTGCGCACGGCATCCGCCAACGCCGCGCTGTCCTCGGGCGGGATCGCGATACCGGCATCGCCCGCCGCGAGCAGCGCCGCGGCCTCGCCCGCCACGCCCAGCACGATCGGCTTGGCCAGCGCCATCGCCTCGAACATCTTCGACGGGATTACGCTGCGAAACGTGTCGAAATCGCGAAGCACCACCAGCGCCGCGTCGGTCGCGCTCCAGACGGTCGGCATCGCGGCCTTGGGCTGCTGGCCCAGCATCACCACGTTCGTCAGGCCGCGGCGGTCGCGCTCGGCCTCCAGCCGCGCCTTTTCCGCGCCCGCCCCGACCAGCAGGAACGCGATGTCCGCACGGTCGCGCAGGACCTCCGCCGCGTCGAGGATCGTGTCGAGTCCGTGCGCCATCCCGTGGGTGCCGACATAGGATGCGACGAATTTGCCGGTCAGGCCGTGTGCTGCGCGAAAGGCAGCGACGGCATCGCCTGTCGCCGGCCGGAAATGCGTCAGGTCGACACCGTTCTTGATGACGTCGATCGGCCCGGCGGGACGACGCGCGCGGACGTGATCGACGAAGCTGTCGGTAACGACGACCACCCGGTCGGCGGCGCGGTAGGCCGCCGCCTCGATCCGCTCCAGCACGCGGATCGCGAAGCCGCGTCGCATCGCGCCGACCGCGATGATGCTTTCGGGCCAGAGGTCGCGGATTTCCAGCACCCACGGTCGCCGGCGCGATTTGAACGCCCACCCCGCCAGCCCGGCGAAAAACTGCGGCGAGGTCGACACGACGACGTCGGCCCAGGGGATGCGGAACCGCTGGAGTACGACGGATACCAGGTACGATACATAGCCGGCGATGCGCGGCAGGAATCCCTCGTTCGCGGCGAGCCACGTCCACACGCGGATCACCTCGACCCCGTCGATCGTCTCGCGCTGGAACAGGCGGTTGGCATAGCCGGGGAAGAGCCGGCCCGCGGGGTGGTTCGGGGTACAGGTGACGACGGTCACGCGGTGTCCCGCCGCGACCCAGGCCCGCGCGTTTTCCGAACAGCGCGACGCCGGGGCGTTCACCTCAGGCGGGTAGTAATGCGTCAGCAGCAGGATGTGCATGGGCGGCGCAGCGGCTCACGCAGCGATCGGCGCGGCGGCGTCGCCGACGAAGAGCCCCGCGACATGCCGCGCCCACTGCCGCGCATCGCGCCGGTCGGGCGCCGACTGGCTGTTCGACAGCCACGAGGCGACGGGAATGGAGAAGCCGGTCTTGGGCCGGTTGACGACATGGTCGGGCAGCGGCACCGACGGCGCCGCCGCCAGTGTCGCCTTCCCCAGGCCCGGCGTGATCGCGCCCATCATCGGCGCGACCTGGCCCAGCAGCGTGTAATCGACCAGCGG includes:
- a CDS encoding heparinase II/III family protein gives rise to the protein MSARRLIRAAQFARYVPVSQLLWRVRLAGQRRLGIGLRTSGKPAPPLAPEPPQPVFPPRTGLIERGEGGWRCTFVGRSVDVGDPVDWSLPSRGAADQLWRMNLHYFEYLEALDRDAGLDLIRQWIATHPSATRETLADAWNSYALSLRVVCWMQFLARTGGAGDVRDVVDALARQMRFLTRNLERDLGGNHLMKNIKALLWASAVFSGAEAGEWRALGTRLLRRELATQVLGDGVHYELSPSYHAQVLADLIEIRHAAGEVLPGLGATIAAMTRAAVDLAHPDGRAALFNDAGLHMAYPPAAFAEAAPQPVFAYREAGYYGAHLPAWSIIADMGRIGADSLPAHAHGDIGTFELSVAGLRFVVDQGVFEYVAGPRRSLSRAAHAHAALAIAGAEQADFFGAFRCGRRPDVTVTQWQPGEAGFVLEGTHDGYSHLSGAPVATRRFEVSADAIRITDRLSARVDAAVSVGLLLHPECVVTISDGIALVRRGDAAIAVQGSGTLSDAPATWWPDMGVEHATRRLTLTWAEGSDEGWLQIRPLAG
- a CDS encoding glycosyltransferase family 4 protein, whose protein sequence is MHILLLTHYYPPEVNAPASRCSENARAWVAAGHRVTVVTCTPNHPAGRLFPGYANRLFQRETIDGVEVIRVWTWLAANEGFLPRIAGYVSYLVSVVLQRFRIPWADVVVSTSPQFFAGLAGWAFKSRRRPWVLEIRDLWPESIIAVGAMRRGFAIRVLERIEAAAYRAADRVVVVTDSFVDHVRARRPAGPIDVIKNGVDLTHFRPATGDAVAAFRAAHGLTGKFVASYVGTHGMAHGLDTILDAAEVLRDRADIAFLLVGAGAEKARLEAERDRRGLTNVVMLGQQPKAAMPTVWSATDAALVVLRDFDTFRSVIPSKMFEAMALAKPIVLGVAGEAAALLAAGDAGIAIPPEDSAALADAVRTLSDDAALAARLGSSGSTHVGAEFDRSVLAARYLALLEAAVAAKA